From one Psilocybe cubensis strain MGC-MH-2018 chromosome 13, whole genome shotgun sequence genomic stretch:
- a CDS encoding Topoisomerase 1-associated factor 1, with protein MQQEVIELFFSDDEDRRDDEDPYLDRRALLEPVVGRVVDALGGREGGVYVMGDQVSGCLKDLKKLWRKDDTDDERTVARLFWEMRVLPNDLVPILLETAGKGLVEDKRAISCIDLITAMTWPIDMAEELKELDEELDKGTDYTALLQSHLHYKAALLQPGVIQAVFGIILPPLAKGIRERVERDGQVINVALHLIRNLAFIKDLPSNSHLSSDQAEFSNLQSKLIRSLSETHIIDLILTIAANTDNDPLFNSWNTLVLEILYLLFRGVKPNTLAVDHLKQSKDNLQRLLALEDRTRRDLSRKATSRHSRFGTTISVKLNPDKQTARLADGNAADAQPTASTSRSMVLHRQQAIYNDSGTVLDMAKRQKNKRLNKADDLGVETVLSMEARVILQELATEFLGSCFNPFLSTLLKDIRSERPKITEKDNLRLLYVTKWFLEFFLFMRSKEKHDKAAEDKWNFGLVAEVTERSWIIWVLKRMREAVEEKPKLWNELQAGIECLTQLLLLIDKMSSSEITDPTLQEAAEVLQQQLVYNGEVLDIALESLKSYKPGTQSLAYLDSSVYLAYALLRMLERWGKEKGNETYVRQKVTKKRRKKGITEEDGIPDVEEEEEVVDDVITETLFTFEVFEAKFAQSEITHTLLTYLERYREFSSSENMRRVVSLLHRQAIKAKAEGLFFKVSTLDLFKTILADQKSLPREQPYKDLINLVNFILRQFFKALEKDPFLAVEAFFPKNRGNWKQYSSWEPEEKSKKSKNVVDDKRFPPDVVVKKGFSWSDQLGIAISVLVEAGEADLVKWTTQILSLVISRRHRIVEETDNKGDDNATVEHDDVDSSAQRHKPPSDEALAKFTDYLIPYTSDEQADAATNNPNLKLLFRLSKFYILDQDSDELEWYIPSTIETDELQRIHNVINQFLDTPFDLDGKKASELLQKKRRRRRRRSPSPDSDNAAVLSGDERRSKKRKEKKMKEKEQYKSAQFIEDSDEEYGNMEAFLEKEKLQRQKAVLAAEAEGLNRPPTMKASGTKKRRRKNMEGSKAKKRKGDVSSARSSGADNSDDSEVEVVSITHTQPSSSVGNQTPKKTPRIRPRPRPKRLESVLPGSSPIAMSDHDNLPSSPSREQNVEPETLAGRSIRYTKRLILSDDED; from the exons ATGCAGCAAGAAGTAATCGAATTATTCTTttcggacgacgaagatcGACGGGACGATGAAGATCCTTACTTGGATAGAAGGGCTCTTTTGGAACCAGTAGTTGGACGCGTTGTGGATGCTTTGGGAGGTCGGGAAGGTGGGGTCTATGTGATGGGTGATCAAGTGAGCGGGTGCTTGAAAGATTTGAAGAAACTATGGAGAAAGGACGATACTGACGACGAACGCACGGTCGCTCGACTCTTCTGGGAGATGCGTGTCCTTCCCAATGATCTTGTCCCCATCTTACTTGAAACGGCAGGGAAAGGCTTGGTTGAGGACAAGAGGGCGATATCATGCATTGACCTAATTACCGCGATGACATGGCCTATCGATATGGCAGAGGAGCTGAAAGAACTTGACGAGGAACTCGACAAAGGCACGGATTATACTGCCCTCCTTCAAAGCCACCTTCACTACAAGGCCGCTCTACTACAACCAGGCGTGATACAAGCGGTATTTGGAATCATACTTCCTCCTTTAGCCAAGGGGATCAGGGAGAGAGTGGAGCGAGATGGTCAGGTCATCAACGTTGCTCTACACCTAATTCGAAATCTCGCTTTCATCAAGGACTTGCCATCTAACTCGCATTTGAGTTCCGACCAGGCAGAATTCTCCAACCTTCAGTCCAAACTTATCCGGTCTCTCTCTGAAACTCACATTATTGATCTGATCCTGACAATTGCTGCAAACACCGACAACGATCCTCTTTTCAATAGCTGGAACACCCTCGTTTTAGAAATACTTTATCTTCTTTTCCGAGGGGTCAAACCAAACACTTTGGCCGTCGATCACTTGAAG CAATCAAAGGACAACCTTCAGCGTCTTCTTGCGCTCGAAGACCGAACGCGTCGCGACCTCAGCCGTAAAGCTACGTCTCGCCATTCGCGTTTTGGAACAACCATTTCTGTCAAGCTCAATCCTGATAAGCAAACAGCAAGACTTGCCGACGGTAATGCGGCTGATGCTCAGCCAACTGCTTCAACATCGCGCTCCATGGTTTTGCATCGACAGCAAGCTATCTACAACGATTCTGGGACAGTTCTAGATATGGCTAAACGACAGAAGAACAAAAGGCTCAACAAGGCAGACGACCTTGGCGTAGAGACCGTTCTTTCCATGGAGGCTAGGGTCATTTTGCAGGAATTAGCTACTGAATTCTTGGGCTCGTGTTTCAATC CTTTCCTTTCCACTCTCTTAAAGGATATTCGCTCTGAAAGGCCGAAGATTACGGAGAAGGATAATCTCCGACTACTCTATGTGACCAAATGGTTCCTGGAATTTTTCCTCTTCATGCGCTCCAAAGAAAAGCACGATAAGGCTGCTGAAGATAAATGGAACTTTGGCCTCGTTGCCGAGGTTACAGAGCGGTCATGGATCATATGGGTACTGAAACGCATGCGAGAGGCAGTAGAAGAAAAG CCCAAGCTATGGAACGAACTTCAAGCGGGAATAGAGTGTTTGAcccaactcctcctcctcatcgacaAGATGTCCTCTTCGGAGATAACTGACCCCACACTGCAAGAAGCCGCGGAAGTTTTACAACAGCAGCTCGTGTACAACGGGGAGGTACTAGATATTGCGTTAGAAAGTCTGAAGTCATACAAACCAGGGACGCAATCACTTGCCTATCTCGACTCCAGTGTTTATTTGGCTTACGCGTTGCTCCGGATGCTCGAGAGATGgggcaaagaaaaaggaaatgagACGTATGTACGACAGAAAGTTACAAAGAAAAGGCGCAAGAAAG GCATCACGGAGGAAGATGGCATTCcagatgttgaagaagaagaggaggtagTGGACGATGTCATCACAGAAACATTGTTCACGTTTGAAGTATTCGAAGCA AAATTTGCGCAATCGGAAATCACCCATACACTTTTGACGTATTTGGAGCGTTATCGTgaattttcttcttcagaaaacATGAGGCGAGTGGTCAGCTTGCTCCACAGACAAGCCATCAAAGCCAAGGCGGAAGGGCTTTTTTTCAAG GTCTCAACTTTGGACCTCTTCAAGACAATCCTTGCAGATCAGAAGTCCCTGCCACGAGAGCAGCCCTACAAAGACCTCATAAACCTTGTTAATTTCATCTTGCGTCAGTTCTTCAAAGCATTGGAAAAAGATCCGTTTTTAGCTGTTGAG GCGTTCTTCCCGAAGAATCGCGGAAATTGGAAGCAATATTCCAGCTGGGAACCAGAAGAGAAATCgaagaaatcaaagaacGTTGTAGACGATAAACGTTTCCCACCTGACGTGGTAGTGAAGAAAGGTTTTTCCTGGAGCGACCAGCTTGGAATCGCCATTTCCGTTCTTGTTGAAGCGGGCGAGGCTGACCTGGTGAAATGGACCACACAG ATACTATCTCTGGTTATTTCTCGACGACATCGTATCGTTGAAGAGACAGATAACAAGGGTGACGATAACGCGACTGTTGAACATGACGACGTTGATTCCTCGGCACAACGGCATAAGCCACCTTCGGACGAGGCGTTGGCTAAATTTACAGACTATT TAATTCCGTATACCAGCGACGAACAAGCCGATGCGGCCACCAATAACCCTAATTTGAAGCTGTTATTTCGGTTGTCTAAATTTTACATTCTCGACCAAG ACTCCGATGAACTGGAGTGGTATATACCCTCAACGATAGAAACAGACGAACTGCAAAGAATCCACAACGTGATCAATCAATTCCTGGACACACCGTTCGATCTTGATGGGAAGAAGGCTTCTGAACTCCTGCAGAAGAAGCGACGGCGCAGGAGGCGGCGATCCCCGTCACCCGATTCAGACAATGCGGCAGTGCTTTCAGGTGACGAGCGCCGAAGTAAGAAAcgaaaggagaagaaaatgaaggaaaaggagcAATATAAATCGGCGCAGTTCATCGAGGACAGTGACGAGGAGTATGGAAATATGGAGGCATTCctagaaaaagagaaactcCAGCGTCAGAAGGCGGTTTTAGCTGCAGAGGCTGAGGGTCTCAATCGGCCACCGACAATGAAAGCTTCGGGAACCAAGAAACGCCGTAGGAAAAACATGGAGGGCTCAAAGGCCAAGAAACGGAAAGGGGATGTATCCTCTGCCCGCAGCTCGGGCGCCGACAATTCGGATGACAGTGAGGTGGAGGTAGTCTCGATCACCCACACACAACCTAGCAGCTCTGTAGGGAACCAGACCCCGA